The Lactuca sativa cultivar Salinas chromosome 2, Lsat_Salinas_v11, whole genome shotgun sequence genome includes a window with the following:
- the LOC111920489 gene encoding uncharacterized calcium-binding protein At1g02270 isoform X2 translates to MVKKRVSRVGSYAISSAIADPNCFSCSTFNILAPIYKRLIHEDHACRESEIRAYWLNRNEGILDLLLCEKSSIICLQEFWVGNEELVNMYDTRLGDAGYINFKLARTNNRGDGLLTAVHKDYFRVIDHREFLFNDFGDRVAQLLHVEVIAAFTGTQCRNSQEILIVNTHLLFPHDSSMCLERLRQVYKILQSVEAYQKENSLSPLPIILCGDWNGSKRGHVYKFLRSQGFVSSYDTAHQYTDADAHKWVSHRNHRGNICGVDFIWLLNPNKSRKVLKTSWRDAVFGLLKYHVRRARASLTEADDAFAFLKAEPEADYITYSGFCEALRKLNFIGHPYGLSKEETKELWVQADPDGNGVVDYKEFQRVWNPTSTRCEEEDEEEEEEEEEAVLGYSVKNAVLYPTEAEKGMWPDDYSLSDHARLTVAFSPVYTNITSS, encoded by the exons ATGGTCAAGAAAAGGGTATCAAGAGTCGGCAGTTATGCCATTTCGTCCGCCATTGCAGACCCTAACTGTTTTTCATGCTCAACCTTTAACATCCTTGCCCCCATCTATAAGCGCCTAATTCACGAG GATCATGCTTGCAGAGAAAGTGAAATCAGAGCGTATTGGTTGAATAGGAATGAAGGGATTTTGGATCTGCTATTGTGCGAAAAATCTTCCATAATCTgtcttcag GAGTTTTGGGTTGGAAACGAAGAACTTGTCAACATGTATGACACGAGGCTTGGTGATGCAGGATATATCAATTTCAAGCTTGCACGCACCAACAATCGTGGTGATG GTCTACTGACAGCTGTGCATAAAGACTACTTCCGGGTGATAGACCATCGGGAGTTCTTGTTCAACGATTTCGGTGACCGTGTTGCTCAGCTTTTACATGTTGAAGTAATTGCAGCCTTCACCGGGACCCAGTGCAGAAACAGTCAAGAAATTCTCATAGTTAACACCCACCTGTTGTTCCCACATGATTCAAGCATGTGTTTGGAGAGACTGCGTCAG gtGTACAAGATCCTGCAATCTGTggaggcttatcagaaagaaaaCAGTCTTAGTCCTTTGCCCATCATTCTGTGTGG TGATTGGAATGGGAGCAAGCGAGGTCATGTTTACAAATTCTTAAGGTCACAGGGATTTGTATCATCATATGATACTGCTCATCAATACACTGATGCTGATGCACATAAG TGGGTTAGCCACAGAAATCATCGAGGAAACATATGTGGTGTGGATTTCATTTGGCTTCTAAATCCAAACAAGTCTAGGAAAGTACTCAAAACAAGTTGGAGGGATGCGGTTTTTGGGCTGTTGAag TATCATGTGCGACGAGCAAGAGCCTCCCTGACTGAAGCAGATGATGCCTTTGCATTTCTCAAGGCTGAGCCTGAGGCTGATTATATTACTTATTCGGGTTTCTGTGAGGCTTTGCGCAAg CTTAATTTTATTGGTCATCCGTATGGCCTGAGTAAGGAGGAGACAAAAGAGCTTTGGGTTCAAGCAGACCCTGATGGCAATGGTGTCGTTGATTATAAAGAATTTCAG AGAGTATGGAATCCTACAAGTACAAGGTGTGAGGAGGAGgacgaagaggaagaagaagaagaagaagaagctgtaTTAGGGTACAGCGTGAAGAATGCAGTACTTTACCCAACTGAAGCAGAAAAAGGAATGTGGCCGGATGATTACTCACTCTCTGATCATGCCCGCCTCACTGTCGCCTTTTCACCTGTTTATACAAATATAACTTCTTCTtga
- the LOC111920489 gene encoding uncharacterized calcium-binding protein At1g02270 isoform X1: protein MVKKRVSRVGSYAISSAIADPNCFSCSTFNILAPIYKRLIHEDHACRESEIRAYWLNRNEGILDLLLCEKSSIICLQEFWVGNEELVNMYDTRLGDAGYINFKLARTNNRGDGLLTAVHKDYFRVIDHREFLFNDFGDRVAQLLHVEVIAAFTGTQCRNSQEILIVNTHLLFPHDSSMCLERLRQVYKILQSVEAYQKENSLSPLPIILCGDWNGSKRGHVYKFLRSQGFVSSYDTAHQYTDADAHKWVSHRNHRGNICGVDFIWLLNPNKSRKVLKTSWRDAVFGLLKYHVRRARASLTEADDAFAFLKAEPEADYITYSGFCEALRKLNFIGHPYGLSKEETKELWVQADPDGNGVVDYKEFQQRVWNPTSTRCEEEDEEEEEEEEEAVLGYSVKNAVLYPTEAEKGMWPDDYSLSDHARLTVAFSPVYTNITSS, encoded by the exons ATGGTCAAGAAAAGGGTATCAAGAGTCGGCAGTTATGCCATTTCGTCCGCCATTGCAGACCCTAACTGTTTTTCATGCTCAACCTTTAACATCCTTGCCCCCATCTATAAGCGCCTAATTCACGAG GATCATGCTTGCAGAGAAAGTGAAATCAGAGCGTATTGGTTGAATAGGAATGAAGGGATTTTGGATCTGCTATTGTGCGAAAAATCTTCCATAATCTgtcttcag GAGTTTTGGGTTGGAAACGAAGAACTTGTCAACATGTATGACACGAGGCTTGGTGATGCAGGATATATCAATTTCAAGCTTGCACGCACCAACAATCGTGGTGATG GTCTACTGACAGCTGTGCATAAAGACTACTTCCGGGTGATAGACCATCGGGAGTTCTTGTTCAACGATTTCGGTGACCGTGTTGCTCAGCTTTTACATGTTGAAGTAATTGCAGCCTTCACCGGGACCCAGTGCAGAAACAGTCAAGAAATTCTCATAGTTAACACCCACCTGTTGTTCCCACATGATTCAAGCATGTGTTTGGAGAGACTGCGTCAG gtGTACAAGATCCTGCAATCTGTggaggcttatcagaaagaaaaCAGTCTTAGTCCTTTGCCCATCATTCTGTGTGG TGATTGGAATGGGAGCAAGCGAGGTCATGTTTACAAATTCTTAAGGTCACAGGGATTTGTATCATCATATGATACTGCTCATCAATACACTGATGCTGATGCACATAAG TGGGTTAGCCACAGAAATCATCGAGGAAACATATGTGGTGTGGATTTCATTTGGCTTCTAAATCCAAACAAGTCTAGGAAAGTACTCAAAACAAGTTGGAGGGATGCGGTTTTTGGGCTGTTGAag TATCATGTGCGACGAGCAAGAGCCTCCCTGACTGAAGCAGATGATGCCTTTGCATTTCTCAAGGCTGAGCCTGAGGCTGATTATATTACTTATTCGGGTTTCTGTGAGGCTTTGCGCAAg CTTAATTTTATTGGTCATCCGTATGGCCTGAGTAAGGAGGAGACAAAAGAGCTTTGGGTTCAAGCAGACCCTGATGGCAATGGTGTCGTTGATTATAAAGAATTTCAG CAGAGAGTATGGAATCCTACAAGTACAAGGTGTGAGGAGGAGgacgaagaggaagaagaagaagaagaagaagctgtaTTAGGGTACAGCGTGAAGAATGCAGTACTTTACCCAACTGAAGCAGAAAAAGGAATGTGGCCGGATGATTACTCACTCTCTGATCATGCCCGCCTCACTGTCGCCTTTTCACCTGTTTATACAAATATAACTTCTTCTtga